From a region of the Campylobacter showae genome:
- the fliP gene encoding flagellar type III secretion system pore protein FliP (The bacterial flagellar biogenesis protein FliP forms a type III secretion system (T3SS)-type pore required for flagellar assembly.), producing the protein MTFLLFFIFAAVAIGEDNVTIPTVNLSLSAPTTPTQLVSSLNVLLVLTVLTLAPSLVFMMTSFLRLIIVFSFLRQAMGTQQMPPSTVLISLAMVLTFFIMEPVGKQAYEAGVQPYLSEQIGYQEAFERGVKPFREFMIKNTREKDLALFLRIRNMPNPQSLDDIPLTVVMSAFMISEMKTAFEIAFLLYLPFLVIDMVVSSVLMAMGMMMLPPTMISLPFKLLIFVLVDGWNLLVMNLVKSFH; encoded by the coding sequence CTGACGTTTTTGCTGTTTTTTATCTTTGCGGCGGTCGCGATCGGCGAGGATAACGTCACGATCCCGACCGTAAATCTCAGCCTAAGCGCGCCTACTACGCCCACTCAGTTAGTTAGCTCGCTAAACGTCTTACTTGTCCTAACCGTCCTCACGCTCGCTCCTTCGCTAGTTTTTATGATGACCAGCTTTTTGCGGCTCATTATCGTTTTTTCGTTTTTGCGCCAGGCGATGGGTACGCAGCAGATGCCGCCGTCTACGGTGCTTATTAGCCTTGCTATGGTGCTTACGTTTTTTATCATGGAGCCTGTGGGCAAGCAAGCCTACGAAGCGGGCGTGCAGCCGTATCTAAGCGAGCAAATCGGCTACCAAGAAGCCTTTGAGCGCGGCGTGAAGCCGTTTCGCGAGTTTATGATAAAAAATACGCGCGAGAAGGATCTGGCGCTGTTTTTGCGTATCAGAAATATGCCAAACCCGCAAAGTTTAGACGATATCCCGCTCACGGTCGTGATGAGTGCGTTTATGATCAGCGAGATGAAAACGGCGTTTGAGATAGCCTTTTTGCTTTATCTGCCGTTTTTGGTCATCGATATGGTCGTTAGCTCCGTGCTCATGGCGATGGGTATGATGATGCTGCCGCCGACGATGATTTCACTGCCTTTTAAGCTACTTATTTTCGTGCTCGTCGACGGGTGGAATTTGCTCGTCATGAATCTCGTTAAAAGCTTTCATTAG
- a CDS encoding prepilin peptidase: MIFAVVFFILLFFILGAVVGSFSNVLIYRMPRGESINFPASHCQSCKTPLKPYHNVPIFAWLFLRGKCAFCGEKISFQYPLVELASGLLCVLTYCVETHGLEPLTDGFYTAIFKAAMLGICFILLLALSLIDFRYKAVPDPLLFASVAFSLLYGFNLPASFDSDELLRAFDSFINAAIFMFAFWLLRAVVSLALKREAMGSADIFIAGVMGAILGIKLGLMAIYVSALLTLPAYVIVRKRGYELPFVPFLSLATLIVYAFKDWFIYILGLIYG; the protein is encoded by the coding sequence ATGATTTTCGCCGTTGTATTTTTTATTTTATTATTTTTTATCTTGGGCGCCGTAGTCGGCAGCTTTAGCAACGTCCTGATCTACCGCATGCCGCGCGGAGAGAGCATAAATTTCCCCGCCTCTCACTGCCAAAGCTGTAAAACTCCGCTAAAGCCATATCATAACGTCCCGATTTTTGCGTGGCTGTTTTTACGCGGCAAGTGCGCGTTTTGCGGCGAAAAAATCAGCTTTCAGTATCCTCTAGTTGAGCTTGCTAGCGGCCTGCTTTGCGTGCTTACGTATTGCGTTGAGACGCACGGACTTGAGCCTCTTACGGACGGCTTTTACACCGCGATTTTTAAGGCGGCGATGCTTGGTATCTGCTTTATCTTGCTGCTAGCGCTTAGCCTGATCGACTTTCGTTACAAGGCTGTTCCCGATCCGCTGCTTTTTGCCAGCGTTGCATTTTCGCTACTTTACGGTTTTAATCTCCCCGCCTCTTTTGACTCTGATGAGCTTTTGCGCGCCTTTGATTCGTTTATAAACGCTGCGATTTTTATGTTTGCCTTTTGGCTACTGCGCGCTGTCGTTAGCCTAGCTCTCAAGCGCGAAGCCATGGGCTCTGCGGACATCTTTATCGCGGGCGTTATGGGTGCGATCTTAGGTATCAAGCTTGGCCTCATGGCGATCTATGTCTCGGCGCTACTTACGCTGCCTGCATACGTCATCGTGCGAAAGCGCGGATATGAGCTGCCTTTCGTGCCATTTTTGAGCCTTGCTACGCTTATAGTTTATGCGTTTAAGGATTGGTTTATCTACATCTTGGGGCTGATTTATGGATAG
- a CDS encoding OmpA/MotB family protein, whose amino-acid sequence MAKKLIDPGDCPKCLPEWLAAFGDLMSLLLCFFVLLLSMSTMDAKKLEAAIGSLSGALGVLEGGTKPDVSAEQNQDDHATSNKERTGVKSNFEQTLRSINELLHASGSPEVTFEESESGFVIRLPANLLFAKDSAQLQNDDALLFLKRIAMVIAKLPPDVVANVIGHTDSEQPGSAEFKDNWQLSSARAISVVSELIKDGVDPKKLTASAKAEFEPFATNFTEQGREKNRRVEIHFVSLNLDDKAKTQKSILDAQE is encoded by the coding sequence ATGGCTAAAAAGTTAATCGATCCGGGCGACTGCCCCAAATGCTTACCCGAGTGGCTCGCGGCGTTTGGCGACTTGATGTCGCTGTTGCTTTGCTTTTTCGTACTGCTTCTTTCTATGAGTACGATGGACGCGAAAAAGCTAGAAGCAGCGATCGGCTCGCTAAGCGGGGCTTTGGGCGTGCTTGAGGGCGGCACGAAACCGGACGTCAGCGCCGAACAAAACCAAGACGACCACGCCACCTCAAACAAAGAGCGCACTGGCGTGAAATCAAATTTCGAACAAACCCTGCGCTCTATCAACGAGCTTTTGCATGCTAGCGGCTCGCCCGAGGTTACGTTTGAGGAGAGCGAGAGCGGATTTGTGATCAGGCTACCTGCAAATTTACTCTTTGCAAAAGATAGCGCCCAGCTGCAAAATGATGATGCGCTGCTATTTTTAAAACGTATCGCGATGGTGATAGCCAAGCTACCGCCTGACGTCGTAGCAAACGTGATCGGACACACCGACAGCGAGCAGCCGGGGTCTGCCGAGTTTAAAGACAACTGGCAGCTATCGTCGGCTAGAGCTATCAGCGTGGTTAGCGAGCTCATCAAAGACGGCGTCGATCCTAAAAAGCTAACCGCGTCTGCAAAGGCCGAATTTGAGCCGTTTGCGACGAATTTTACCGAGCAGGGCAGGGAGAAAAATCGCAGGGTCGAGATCCACTTCGTTTCGTTAAATTTAGACGACAAAGCCAAAACACAAAAAAGCATACTGGATGCGCAGGAGTAA
- the glmU gene encoding bifunctional UDP-N-acetylglucosamine diphosphorylase/glucosamine-1-phosphate N-acetyltransferase GlmU: protein MSDIGVVVLAAGLGTRMKSTKPKVLFELCGEPMIIHILRKAYEISSDVSVVLSYQKELVEAKIKEIFPQTKIYEQNLKEFPGTAGALKNIPLNSEKTLILCGDMPLIKTNDLIRLSAGNSDVALSVFEAADPYGYGRVIINNGKVEAIVEQKDATETQKMIKSANAGCYCFKSEVLREILPLIGNENSQKEFYLTDAIKIANERGLKCWAISVEEQNFMGINDKFQLSIAQNLMQDEIKKNLMKSGVLMRLPNSIYIDSRAKFEGECVIEENVSVIGECVIKNSVIKSGSVVENSVVEDSDVGPLAHLRPKCEIKNTHIGNFVELKAARLNGVKAGHLSYLGDCEIGPGSNVGCGTITCNYDGKAKHKTIIGKNVFIGSDTQLIAPVKVGDDVLIAAGSTVTSDVPSGALAISRTKQVNKEGFFYKFFNDTKSD, encoded by the coding sequence ATGAGCGATATCGGCGTAGTGGTGCTTGCCGCGGGGCTTGGCACAAGGATGAAATCAACCAAACCAAAGGTGCTTTTCGAGCTTTGCGGAGAGCCGATGATTATCCATATTTTGCGCAAGGCTTATGAGATCAGTAGCGACGTGAGCGTGGTTTTGAGCTATCAAAAAGAGCTAGTGGAAGCTAAAATCAAAGAAATTTTCCCTCAAACTAAAATTTACGAACAAAATTTAAAAGAGTTCCCGGGCACTGCGGGCGCGCTAAAAAACATACCGTTAAATAGCGAAAAAACGCTGATTTTGTGCGGAGATATGCCGCTTATCAAAACAAACGACCTAATCCGCCTAAGCGCGGGAAACTCAGACGTTGCGCTAAGCGTTTTTGAGGCGGCAGACCCCTACGGCTACGGCCGCGTGATCATAAATAACGGCAAAGTAGAGGCCATCGTCGAGCAAAAAGACGCAACCGAGACGCAAAAAATGATAAAAAGCGCAAACGCCGGCTGCTACTGCTTTAAAAGCGAAGTTTTACGCGAGATTTTGCCTCTCATCGGCAACGAAAACTCGCAGAAAGAATTTTACCTAACCGACGCGATAAAAATAGCAAACGAGCGCGGTCTAAAGTGCTGGGCTATCAGCGTCGAAGAGCAAAATTTCATGGGTATAAACGATAAATTTCAGCTAAGTATCGCCCAAAATTTGATGCAGGACGAAATCAAGAAAAATTTGATGAAAAGCGGCGTGCTAATGCGGCTACCAAATAGCATTTACATCGACTCTAGAGCAAAATTTGAAGGCGAATGCGTCATCGAAGAAAACGTAAGCGTCATCGGCGAATGCGTCATCAAAAACTCCGTCATCAAAAGCGGCTCGGTCGTAGAAAACTCCGTCGTCGAGGACTCGGACGTCGGCCCTCTAGCGCACCTGCGCCCAAAATGCGAAATCAAAAACACTCACATCGGAAATTTCGTCGAGCTAAAAGCAGCCAGGCTAAACGGCGTCAAGGCGGGCCACCTAAGCTATCTGGGCGACTGCGAGATAGGCCCTGGCTCAAACGTAGGCTGCGGCACGATCACGTGCAACTACGACGGCAAAGCCAAGCATAAAACGATTATCGGCAAAAACGTCTTTATCGGCTCGGACACGCAGCTCATAGCTCCCGTAAAAGTCGGCGACGACGTGTTAATCGCCGCAGGAAGCACCGTAACTAGCGACGTACCAAGCGGCGCGCTAGCCATCAGCCGCACGAAACAGGTAAATAAAGAAGGCTTTTTTTATAAATTTTTTAACGATACGAAAAGCGACTAA
- a CDS encoding TolC family protein — protein sequence MKKIYIFLSFCVFLIGSEVKFEGNLPELILAAQSSNLAQISNYEPQKAQLQKDAVKSAYMPSLTVDGGYSFLSGDINVLRPQRAATARAILELAVYDGGKREALLSSLSHISAAEILKNEEYQNLLAFNATKLYFGFLSLSELALAKEGEINYLKNALNRLEKYYRAGLSDESEYEAINARYAMALAERLEISQNQNEIKNQIYALTGRDIEPVAGSRIAFADDDSAPQKSEKPELEALSLNFAAALEDEKITASETNPQIFIKNTYTFMRTHYDRNLLPAQYRSVLEPYFDDFFKPNLNTNELILGFSWKAFDFGANKKRREIKRISALQAKLNLDQKRLQNELNLTNIKNDLKTLEQKIAAGESAVNSAQTSLKAVSKKYEAGLLGYVEFLNATAQSFSAGSALELSKSKFEIKKAEYLYERGGKIAENIEKTERK from the coding sequence ATGAAAAAAATTTATATATTTTTGAGTTTTTGCGTTTTTTTAATCGGTTCGGAGGTTAAATTTGAAGGGAATTTGCCCGAGCTGATTTTGGCCGCTCAGAGCTCAAATTTAGCTCAAATCTCAAACTACGAACCGCAAAAAGCGCAGCTGCAAAAAGACGCCGTAAAAAGTGCATATATGCCAAGTCTCACGGTTGACGGCGGATACAGCTTTTTAAGCGGCGACATAAACGTCCTGCGCCCGCAAAGAGCCGCCACGGCAAGAGCGATTTTGGAGCTTGCCGTTTATGACGGCGGTAAAAGAGAAGCCCTGCTAAGCTCGCTTTCGCACATTAGCGCGGCTGAAATTTTAAAAAACGAGGAGTATCAAAACCTGCTTGCGTTTAACGCAACTAAGCTTTATTTTGGCTTTTTGTCGCTGAGCGAGCTCGCGCTGGCAAAAGAGGGCGAGATAAACTATCTAAAAAACGCGCTAAATAGGCTGGAAAAATACTACCGCGCGGGGCTTAGCGACGAGAGCGAGTATGAAGCGATAAATGCTAGATACGCCATGGCGCTCGCCGAACGCCTCGAGATCTCGCAAAATCAAAATGAGATAAAAAATCAAATTTATGCGCTAACGGGCAGAGATATCGAGCCTGTGGCGGGCTCTAGGATCGCGTTTGCAGACGACGACTCCGCGCCGCAAAAAAGCGAAAAGCCCGAGCTTGAGGCGCTTAGTCTAAATTTCGCCGCGGCTCTTGAGGACGAAAAGATAACCGCGTCCGAGACTAACCCGCAAATTTTCATCAAAAACACCTACACCTTTATGCGCACGCATTACGATAGAAACTTGCTGCCCGCGCAGTATCGAAGCGTGCTGGAGCCGTATTTTGACGACTTTTTTAAGCCAAATTTAAATACAAACGAGCTGATTTTGGGCTTTAGCTGGAAGGCGTTTGATTTTGGCGCAAACAAAAAGCGGCGCGAGATAAAGCGCATTAGCGCGCTGCAAGCGAAGTTAAATCTGGATCAAAAGCGCTTGCAAAACGAGCTAAATTTGACGAATATCAAAAACGACCTAAAGACGCTCGAGCAAAAGATAGCCGCGGGCGAAAGCGCGGTAAATTCGGCGCAAACCTCGCTAAAAGCCGTCAGCAAAAAGTACGAGGCTGGACTGCTTGGGTACGTCGAGTTTTTAAACGCGACCGCGCAGAGCTTTAGCGCAGGCAGCGCGCTGGAGCTAAGCAAGAGTAAATTTGAGATCAAAAAGGCGGAGTATCTGTATGAACGCGGCGGCAAGATCGCCGAAAATATCGAAAAAACGGAGCGCAAATGA
- the coaBC gene encoding bifunctional phosphopantothenoylcysteine decarboxylase/phosphopantothenate--cysteine ligase CoaBC, whose amino-acid sequence MLKNKKILLAVCGSIAFYKAYEILSALKKEGADVRVMLSEGALKFCSEAGFEALCEHKILTSRTESWQDGLNHIAYAKTDLILIAPASVNTINKLASGICDNVFMQTLIASPAPLLIAPAANDKMINHFSTRKNFEFLAANGARFIEPVEKTLACGDTGKGALADVSTIIYETKRMLAEPKFKGQKVVVTGGATSEKIDDVRAVTNLSSGKMAKALADAFYYAGADVTLIASFETANAPYKTLKFQSSAELKELLRVNLTDANLLAMAAAVSDYTPKTKFEGKLKKQNLGEIWTLELAQNDDILGSFANFKNVKKIGFKMEMDAANAMQNAKNMLKKKSLDAVCLNVLGGDINFGSDSTQITFITRRDAQNIALTSKDDAARQIVNLATKL is encoded by the coding sequence ATGCTAAAAAATAAAAAAATTTTGCTCGCGGTTTGCGGCAGTATCGCGTTTTATAAGGCTTATGAAATTTTATCCGCGCTAAAAAAAGAGGGTGCGGACGTGCGCGTTATGCTTAGCGAAGGGGCTCTTAAATTTTGCTCTGAAGCCGGCTTTGAAGCGCTGTGCGAGCATAAAATTTTAACCTCGCGCACGGAGAGTTGGCAGGATGGGCTAAATCACATCGCCTACGCCAAAACCGATCTCATCCTTATCGCGCCCGCGAGCGTAAATACGATAAACAAGCTTGCAAGCGGCATTTGCGATAACGTCTTTATGCAGACTCTGATCGCTAGCCCGGCTCCCCTACTCATTGCGCCCGCAGCCAACGACAAAATGATAAATCACTTCTCTACGCGCAAAAATTTCGAGTTTCTAGCCGCAAACGGCGCGAGATTTATCGAACCGGTAGAAAAAACACTAGCATGCGGCGACACGGGCAAAGGCGCGCTGGCAGACGTATCTACGATCATCTACGAAACCAAAAGGATGCTCGCTGAGCCCAAATTTAAAGGACAAAAGGTGGTCGTAACGGGCGGCGCTACGAGCGAAAAAATCGACGACGTAAGAGCCGTGACGAATCTATCTAGCGGCAAGATGGCAAAAGCGCTTGCCGATGCGTTTTACTACGCGGGTGCGGACGTGACGCTGATAGCTAGCTTTGAAACAGCAAACGCTCCTTATAAAACGCTCAAATTTCAAAGCTCGGCGGAGCTAAAAGAGCTACTACGCGTAAATTTGACGGACGCAAATTTGCTTGCGATGGCGGCTGCGGTTAGCGACTACACTCCAAAAACCAAATTTGAAGGCAAGCTAAAAAAGCAAAACTTAGGCGAAATTTGGACGCTGGAGCTCGCTCAAAACGATGACATTTTGGGCTCTTTCGCGAATTTTAAAAATGTTAAAAAAATCGGCTTTAAAATGGAAATGGACGCCGCAAACGCTATGCAAAACGCAAAAAATATGCTTAAGAAAAAGAGCCTCGACGCCGTTTGCCTAAACGTGCTGGGCGGCGATATAAATTTCGGCTCTGATAGCACGCAAATAACCTTTATTACGCGCCGTGACGCGCAAAATATCGCGCTAACATCTAAAGATGACGCGGCGCGGCAAATCGTAAATTTAGCAACCAAGCTATGA
- a CDS encoding PepSY-associated TM helix domain-containing protein, translating into MLSFLKKALRRNQFLFNLHLILSIIFAVPLLIIGVTGAILSYQHELDDLINLNAPKVQKTGEMLSVEKILQSFSEQTGVKQPARLVLPKSENEAVKIYASNSDTYLVDPYTAQIIGKDYGVAFVRTVMSLHRNLGFALTGNKTAGEVGKQIVGASTVAMIVLVISGVWLHFPRIKRKFAEAIKPNFKLKKYALFHNLHTSLGALSAVIYLVICLTGLMWSYRWYNGAVTELFVSAQNLPKEAERKEGAPAKTEGKKSAEYKFSDVQRAYEIFRSSGIEYKEFSLMLAAGDKINVRYYEPDAPSTARPKMTSVNVKEGKMAEQKQTEGITVGMVKSTNYQLHTGYFFGIAGKILWSVVSLLMALFIFSGFYMTAKRAFKSKRA; encoded by the coding sequence TTGCTTTCATTTTTAAAAAAGGCTTTAAGAAGAAATCAGTTTTTGTTTAATCTCCACCTGATTTTATCGATTATTTTTGCCGTTCCGCTACTCATTATCGGCGTTACTGGCGCGATTTTGTCGTATCAGCATGAGCTTGATGATCTTATAAATTTAAACGCTCCCAAAGTACAAAAAACGGGCGAAATGCTAAGCGTAGAAAAAATCCTGCAAAGCTTTAGCGAGCAAACGGGCGTTAAACAGCCGGCAAGGCTCGTGCTACCCAAAAGCGAAAACGAAGCGGTCAAAATTTATGCTAGCAATAGCGATACCTATCTGGTCGATCCGTACACCGCGCAGATCATCGGCAAGGACTATGGAGTGGCCTTTGTTCGCACCGTAATGTCGCTACACCGAAATTTAGGTTTTGCGCTAACTGGCAATAAAACCGCTGGCGAGGTCGGTAAGCAGATTGTAGGCGCTAGTACGGTCGCGATGATAGTGCTCGTGATAAGCGGCGTTTGGTTGCATTTTCCAAGGATAAAACGCAAATTTGCCGAGGCGATAAAGCCGAATTTTAAACTCAAAAAATACGCCCTTTTTCACAACCTGCACACGAGTTTAGGCGCCTTAAGCGCGGTGATTTATCTCGTCATCTGTCTAACGGGGCTCATGTGGTCGTACCGCTGGTATAACGGCGCGGTGACTGAGCTTTTCGTTAGCGCGCAAAATTTGCCTAAAGAGGCCGAGCGCAAAGAGGGCGCGCCCGCAAAAACAGAGGGAAAAAAGAGCGCCGAGTATAAATTTAGCGATGTGCAGAGGGCTTACGAGATATTCAGATCAAGCGGCATAGAGTATAAAGAATTTAGCCTGATGCTAGCGGCCGGAGATAAGATAAACGTCAGATACTACGAACCTGACGCGCCTAGCACCGCTCGTCCGAAAATGACCTCCGTAAACGTAAAAGAGGGCAAGATGGCGGAGCAAAAACAAACCGAGGGCATAACTGTAGGCATGGTAAAGAGCACGAACTATCAGCTGCATACGGGGTATTTTTTCGGGATTGCGGGTAAAATTTTGTGGTCGGTAGTTTCGCTTTTGATGGCGCTTTTTATATTTAGTGGCTTTTATATGACGGCAAAAAGGGCGTTTAAGTCAAAAAGGGCTTAG
- a CDS encoding motility protein A, whose amino-acid sequence MDLGSLVGWIVIMVLLLGSMQMGVGIGAYIDIPSVLIVFGGTICALMIGFKMEQIKKLGTFYGIAVKPKTYNLPEIVKKMVEYSTKARRDGILALESDANNETDPFLKKGLSMAVDGNEPDAIRTLLEIDMEQSSSRHGDNIKIFEQIAGFAGSMGMIGTLIGLVAMLMNMSDPSAIGPSMAVALITTLYGAMIGNILGSPVANILSIRDKDEGTAKVLMLEGIMAIQAGDNPRTLEMKLLSFLPPKDRVSQFDK is encoded by the coding sequence ATGGATTTAGGTAGCCTCGTCGGTTGGATAGTTATTATGGTTCTTTTGCTAGGTTCCATGCAGATGGGCGTCGGAATCGGAGCTTACATCGATATTCCCTCTGTTTTGATTGTTTTTGGCGGTACGATTTGCGCGCTGATGATCGGCTTTAAGATGGAGCAGATAAAAAAGCTAGGCACGTTTTACGGCATCGCGGTAAAACCAAAAACCTACAATCTCCCAGAAATCGTAAAAAAAATGGTCGAGTACTCCACGAAAGCTCGCCGCGACGGTATCTTGGCGCTTGAAAGCGATGCAAATAACGAAACTGATCCGTTTCTAAAAAAAGGCCTATCTATGGCGGTTGATGGCAACGAACCGGACGCCATCAGGACGCTGCTTGAGATAGATATGGAGCAGTCTAGCTCTAGACACGGCGATAATATCAAAATTTTCGAACAAATCGCGGGCTTTGCGGGCTCGATGGGTATGATCGGTACGCTCATCGGTCTGGTCGCGATGCTCATGAACATGTCAGATCCCTCGGCTATCGGTCCATCTATGGCGGTTGCGCTCATTACGACGCTTTACGGCGCGATGATAGGAAATATTCTGGGCTCGCCCGTGGCAAACATCCTAAGTATCCGCGACAAGGACGAAGGCACGGCAAAGGTGCTGATGCTAGAGGGTATAATGGCGATCCAAGCCGGCGACAACCCTAGGACGCTCGAGATGAAGCTACTATCGTTTTTACCGCCTAAAGACCGCGTCAGTCAGTTTGATAAGTAG
- the uppS gene encoding polyprenyl diphosphate synthase encodes MNKLNHLAIIMDGNGRWAKSRGLLRTKGHETGANVVEQMCEFCIDEGVAVLSLYAFSTENWKRPKSEVAFLMELLHKFLLSKRDSFIKNGIKFNVIGDESPLSDKLKNEIKEIKNATAQNSRLKLNLALNYGAKDEILRAFRRFCEKNGGEFDAQNLALNLSEDSLQECLDEPAPIDLLVRTGGEQRLSNFMLWQASYAEFAFTPTLWPDFTREELAQIAAKFKKKDRRFGGL; translated from the coding sequence ATGAACAAGCTAAATCACCTCGCCATCATCATGGACGGCAATGGCAGATGGGCCAAAAGCCGCGGTTTGCTACGTACCAAAGGGCACGAAACGGGCGCAAACGTCGTGGAGCAGATGTGCGAGTTTTGCATCGACGAGGGCGTGGCGGTGCTGAGCCTTTATGCATTTAGCACCGAAAACTGGAAGCGCCCAAAGAGCGAAGTGGCGTTTTTGATGGAGCTTTTACATAAGTTTTTACTATCAAAACGCGATAGTTTTATCAAAAACGGCATCAAATTTAACGTTATCGGCGACGAAAGCCCGCTAAGCGATAAGCTAAAAAACGAGATTAAGGAGATCAAAAACGCGACCGCTCAAAACTCGCGGTTAAAGTTAAATTTAGCCCTAAACTACGGCGCAAAAGATGAAATTTTAAGAGCCTTTAGGAGATTTTGCGAAAAAAACGGAGGCGAATTTGACGCCCAAAATCTAGCTTTAAATTTGAGCGAAGATAGTTTGCAAGAGTGCCTTGATGAGCCCGCGCCCATCGACCTTCTCGTACGCACGGGCGGCGAGCAGAGGCTATCAAATTTTATGCTTTGGCAGGCCTCATATGCCGAATTTGCCTTTACGCCCACGCTTTGGCCAGATTTTACGCGCGAGGAGCTGGCTCAGATAGCGGCCAAATTTAAGAAAAAAGATAGAAGGTTTGGCGGACTTTAA
- a CDS encoding efflux RND transporter periplasmic adaptor subunit, protein MNKILLFLLSAAVALCAQDKIYASFDVAAAKDAQLALKAVGIVKTVNVEIGSEVKRGDVLLELENESEKLAVKLAQNDLESAQTAKAHAKSVLDKFKLVQSVSSKQAFENAEFDFKNAALAENRAHLALNLAQKRLEDTRLLAPFDGTISGKSIEVGEGVGGVAQKLMSIFSYPDVKLKLSFDEKFKDRVKIGSEFIYKLDGQIEERRGEISLIYPTIDTKNGKIYAEVQVQNLTPGLFGEGYIVSSAQDGDATSDKNAAEPKNKDENKTFGLKFEGLKSGGHAAAGAKFDDKKVSLDAARFLNLRAQTKSEINLNSNLDCGVKFEFAAKNANLAGALNLSHKQSGTNLNAEFGVAQILLADKCQALFAEQSGRVNSPQRPVLAKARNV, encoded by the coding sequence ATGAATAAAATTTTACTTTTTTTACTGAGCGCGGCGGTTGCGCTTTGCGCGCAGGATAAAATTTACGCGAGCTTTGACGTCGCAGCGGCAAAAGACGCGCAGCTCGCGCTAAAAGCCGTCGGTATCGTAAAGACCGTAAACGTAGAAATCGGCTCCGAGGTAAAGCGCGGCGACGTGCTACTAGAGCTTGAAAACGAGAGCGAAAAGCTAGCCGTAAAGCTCGCGCAAAACGACCTAGAAAGCGCGCAGACGGCAAAAGCCCACGCAAAAAGCGTGCTAGATAAATTTAAGCTCGTTCAAAGCGTGAGCTCGAAGCAGGCTTTTGAAAATGCGGAATTTGATTTTAAAAACGCTGCGCTAGCCGAAAACAGAGCTCATCTGGCGTTAAATTTGGCGCAAAAGCGGCTAGAAGACACGCGACTACTAGCACCTTTTGACGGGACGATCTCAGGCAAGAGCATCGAGGTCGGCGAGGGTGTCGGCGGCGTAGCGCAAAAGCTGATGTCGATTTTTTCCTATCCGGACGTCAAGCTCAAGCTCAGCTTTGATGAGAAATTTAAAGACCGCGTGAAAATCGGTAGCGAATTTATCTATAAACTAGACGGCCAAATCGAGGAAAGACGCGGCGAGATCAGCCTCATCTACCCGACTATCGATACGAAAAACGGCAAAATTTACGCCGAAGTGCAGGTGCAAAATTTGACGCCGGGGCTTTTTGGCGAGGGGTATATCGTCTCTAGCGCTCAAGACGGGGATGCAACGAGCGATAAAAATGCCGCCGAGCCTAAAAACAAGGACGAAAATAAAACATTTGGGCTTAAATTTGAAGGTTTGAAAAGCGGCGGTCATGCCGCTGCTGGCGCGAAATTTGACGATAAAAAAGTCAGCCTTGACGCGGCTAGGTTTTTAAATTTGAGGGCGCAAACGAAAAGCGAGATAAATTTAAACTCAAATTTGGATTGCGGCGTTAAATTTGAGTTCGCCGCGAAAAATGCAAATTTGGCGGGCGCGTTAAATTTGTCGCATAAACAAAGCGGCACAAATTTAAACGCGGAATTTGGCGTGGCGCAAATTTTACTCGCCGATAAATGCCAAGCGCTTTTTGCGGAGCAGAGCGGACGGGTAAATTCGCCGCAAAGGCCCGTTTTAGCGAAGGCGCGAAATGTATAA